Proteins found in one Polyodon spathula isolate WHYD16114869_AA chromosome 10, ASM1765450v1, whole genome shotgun sequence genomic segment:
- the LOC121321600 gene encoding T-cell-specific surface glycoprotein CD28-like isoform X1 → MMLTVIFYYIFLRMVCSEEMIQPKFIIATEDGEAALECIYALEEKHKRVTLDVFKGPDEICAPVSVRQIDNGTAVNSTVHFKNCKGMAKGDRVVFKLSSLQEKDTGTYYCRLNIMYPPPFRSPVGNGTLIIIQKKNNSTETPSSSTGTSKDSLFWVLIAVITVITLYGMIASLLLYIACYKIRQNKLIQNDYMNMKPRGLKNNKQQGVLHPSRNGRY, encoded by the exons AAATGATCCAGCCCAAGTTCATTATAGCAACAGAAGATGGTGAGGCGGCTCTGGAATGTATATATGCTTTGGAGGAAAAACATAAGCGAGTTACGCTGGACGTGTTCAAAGGACCAGATGAGATCTGTGCACCTGTATCTGTGAGGCAAATAGATAATGGCACTGCTGTTAATTCAACTGTTCATTTCAAAAACTGTAAGGGAATGGCCAAAGGGGACAGAGTAGTCTTCAAACTCTCAAGCCTACAAGAAAAGGACACTGGCACATACTACTGTCGGCTCAATATAATGTATCCACCTCCTTTTCGCAGTCCAGTGGGAAATGGAACCTTGATAataattcaaaagaaaaataacagtacAG AGACCCCATCTTCATCTACTGGCACTTCAAAGGACTCCCTGTTTTGGGTTCTGATTGCAGTAATTACAGTAATCACTCTATATGGTATGATCGCCTCCTTGTTACTTTACATCGCTTGT TACAAAATAAGACAAAACAAGCTCATCCAAAATGACTATATGAATATGAAACCAAGAGGACtcaaaaacaacaagcagcagGGAGTACTCCACCCGAGCAGAAATGGAAGATACTGA
- the LOC121321600 gene encoding cytotoxic T-lymphocyte protein 4-like isoform X2, whose translation MMLTVIFYYIFLRMVCSEEMIQPKFIIATEDGEAALECIYALEEKHKRVTLDVFKGPDEICAPVSVRQIDNGTAVNSTVHFKNCKGMAKGDRVVFKLSSLQEKDTGTYYCRLNIMYPPPFRSPVGNGTLIIIQKKNNSTETPSSSTGTSKDSLFWVLIAVITVITLYVQNKTKQAHPK comes from the exons AAATGATCCAGCCCAAGTTCATTATAGCAACAGAAGATGGTGAGGCGGCTCTGGAATGTATATATGCTTTGGAGGAAAAACATAAGCGAGTTACGCTGGACGTGTTCAAAGGACCAGATGAGATCTGTGCACCTGTATCTGTGAGGCAAATAGATAATGGCACTGCTGTTAATTCAACTGTTCATTTCAAAAACTGTAAGGGAATGGCCAAAGGGGACAGAGTAGTCTTCAAACTCTCAAGCCTACAAGAAAAGGACACTGGCACATACTACTGTCGGCTCAATATAATGTATCCACCTCCTTTTCGCAGTCCAGTGGGAAATGGAACCTTGATAataattcaaaagaaaaataacagtacAG AGACCCCATCTTCATCTACTGGCACTTCAAAGGACTCCCTGTTTTGGGTTCTGATTGCAGTAATTACAGTAATCACTCTATATG TACAAAATAAGACAAAACAAGCTCATCCAAAATGA